One window of the Alligator mississippiensis isolate rAllMis1 chromosome 5, rAllMis1, whole genome shotgun sequence genome contains the following:
- the LDLRAD1 gene encoding low-density lipoprotein receptor class A domain-containing protein 1 — protein MELLPGEDCQAIWDRIFPKDLRKDHRDLNWLIAHGVHPVKVWRHRRFFDGIPSDSRKLFSEERAVFRVRLPLPPAFRLERADTFFPCIVTDCCKECTAWLRCTRRCVCVSAVALFVLGIIAAIIGLAVTFGIPPRTPVNRFCVTSNNRTGFLCDDRESCIPAHQVCNRIRECANGEDEQETLCSDLPNSLPGYLIFRCSYPSYWIYADKRCNGFNDCGDCSDEMGTLAGCPPCGPQWWSCTPVFYEYCTCVPRSFCRDGVQHCTSWSDEYICMR, from the exons ATGGAGCTGCTCCCTGGTGAGGACTGCCAGGCTATCTGGGACCGGATCTTCCCCAAAGACCTAAGAAAAGaccacagagacttgaactggctCATAGCTCACGGCGTGCACCCAGTGAAGGTGTGGAGGCACAGA agATTTTTTGATGGAATCCCTTCTGATTCAAGAAAACTCTTCTCTGAAGAAAGAG CAGTTTTCAGGGtcaggctgcctctgccccctgctttcAGGTTGGAACGTGCTGACACTTTTTTTCCTTGTATCGTAACAGATTGCTGCAAGGAATGCACTGCATGGCTAAGGTGTACTCgaaggtgtgtctgtgtgtctgctgtCGCACTGTTTGTGCTTGGCATTATCGCTGCTATCATCGGTTTGGCTGTCACATTTGGAATCCCACCACGTACGCCAG TGAACCGTTTCTGTGTGACCTCCAATAATCGTACTGGCTTCTTGTGTGATGACAGAGAGAGTTGCATTCCAGCCCATCAGGTCTGCAACCGAATCAGAGAGTGTGCTAACGGAGAGGACGAACAGGAGACATTGTGCA GTGATTTACCCAATAGCCTTCCAGGATATTTGATATTCCGCTGCAGCTATCCTAGCTACTGGATCTATGCTGATAAGAGGTGTAATGGATTCAATGACTGTGGAGACTGCTCTGACGAGATGGGGACCT TGGCTGGCTGCCCTCCTTGCGGGCCCCAGTGGTGGAGCTGCACGCCGGTGTTCTACGAGTACTGCACCTGCGTTCCCAGGAGCTTCTGCCGAGATGGAGTACAGCACTGCACGAGTTGGTCTGATGAGTACATCTGCATGAGGTGA
- the LRRC42 gene encoding leucine-rich repeat-containing protein 42 — protein sequence MSAGPPKGFSVELRLSGEDEGARRRQRSGPFVFTYTAEGSLRYSAKPLFGLALAYVAARVERLDSLVGFPEPVAEQLFAAAEARRKFAEPGDGLRALRTFTRAYGARVLRALCLRGRYLVISEKLEEIKSFRELTCLDLSCCKLGDEHELLEHLTKEALSSVTRLLLKDNCLSDAGLRKMTAPVRVMKRGLENLSVLDLSCNPKITDVGIGYLLSFRKLNCLDISGTGLKDVKAVVQRIEVQLGLVHSKVPLKEFDHSTCKTEGWAEQTILQWEQLVMEAIKPKKNLQCRRAARHFYGKRCRIEEQVTCTLVEVETKATGNLQFYKEKTQNCHAPLLKKEAAVSHELKKNKKRVLAEQETERTSKHMCLTMEDWDLLNSY from the exons aTGTCGGCGGGGCCGCCCAAGGGCTTCTCGGTGGAGCTGCGTCTGAGCGGGGAGGACGAGGGCGCGCGGCGGCGGCAGCGCTCGGGGCCCTTCGTCTTCACCTACACGGCCGAGGGCAGCCTGCGCTACTCGGCCAAGCCGCTCTTCGGCCTGGCGCTGGCCTACGTGGCGGCGCGCGTGGAGCGGCTCGACTCGCTCGTCGGCTTCCCCGAGCCCGTGGCCGAGCAGCTCTTCGCGGCCGCCGAGGCCCGGCGCAAGTTCGCGGAGCCCGGCGACGGCCTGCGCGCCCTGCGCACCTTCACCCGCGCCTACGGCGCCCGCGTCCTGCGCGCCCTCTGCCTCCGCGGCAG ATACCTGGTTATTTCTGAAAAACTTGAAGAAATTAAATCTTTCAGAGAACTGACCTGCTTGGATCTTTCCTGCTGCAAACTTGGAGATGAACACGAATTGCTAGAACATCTCACCAAGGAAGCTCTATCCAG TGTAACAAGGCTCCTCCTGAAGGATAACTGTTTATCTGATGCAGGCCTTCGCAAAATGACAGCACCAGTACGAGTAATGAAAAGGGGACTTGAAAATCTTTCTGTGCTAGATTTGTCTT GTAACCCTAAAATCACTGATGTAGGAATTGGATATCTTCTTTCCTTCAGGAAGTTAAATTGCTTGGACATATCTGGAACAGGTCTCAAG GACGTTAAGGCAGTTGTTCAGAGGATCGAGGTACAGCTGGGCCTTGTCCATTCAAAAGTACCACTGAAAGAATTTGATCATAGTACCTGCAAAACAGAGGGATGGGCAGAGCAG acCATTTTGCAGTGGGAACAGTTGGTCATGGAAGCCATCAAGCCGAAAAAAAACTTGCAGTGCAGAAGAGCAGCTAGACATTTCT ATGGAAAGAGATGCAGAATAGAAGAACAAGTCACATGCACGTTGGTGGAGGTGGAAACAAAAGCAACTGGAAACCTGCAGTTCTATAAGGAGAAAACACAAAACTGCCATGCCCCTTTGTTGAAAAaggaggctgcagttagccatgaattgaagaaaaataaaaagagagttTTGGCTGAACAAGAGACAGAACGGACCTCAAAGCACATGTGCCTCACCATGGAAGACTGGGACTTGCTGAATAGCTATTGA
- the IFT25 gene encoding intraflagellar transport protein 25 homolog, with protein sequence MKLRDPCLSSEGAEVILATSSDEKYPPENIIDGNSETFWTTTGMFPQEFIISFHKCIRFSKLTILCYLVQTIRIEKSLSMDPVDFEKCVEKDLHYSEGELQTEEFSFPDCQATYLRFIIKSGFDHFVSVHRVMVDGMAEDM encoded by the exons ATGAAGTTAAGAGACCCGTGTCTGAGTTCTGAAGGAGCTGAAGTTATTTTAGCCACATCAAGCGATGAAAAATATCCCCCTGAAAACATCATTGATGG AAATTCAGAAACGTTTTGGACGACAACAGGAATGTTTCCTCAGGAATTCATTATCAGTTTCCATAAATGTATAAGATTCAGCAAACTCACGATCCTATGTTACTTAG TGCAGACTATAAGGATTGAAAAAAGCTTATCTATGGATCCAGTAGATTTCGAGAAGTGTGTTGAAAAAG atCTTCATTATTCAGAAGGGGAGCTTCAAACGGAAGAATTTTCA tTTCCTGATTGCCAAGCTACCTATTTGCGATTCATCATCAAATCGGGCTTTGATCACTTTGTGTCTGTGCATAGGGTGATGGTAGACGGCATGGCAGAAGACATGTAA